From the Trabulsiella odontotermitis genome, the window AATCGTCTAGATCTCCGCAGCCCAGCGGGCAACAATTACGCTCAATACCGTGGCTGCAATAATCGTTTTCCCGATCCTGCCGGATTTCTTCCGCGATCTCGTCTTGGGTCAGATAGTCAAATTCACGCCGCGCTACCGCGATCAGTTCTTCCCGATACTCGGCCGGAACGCCAGCAAGATAGCCGTCAATAACCGCGCTCAGGCGGCGCTGATACAGTTCATAAATCAGGCCGCAGCGGGGCTGCTGTTCGCGCGCAAAACTCTCACACTGGCGACGAAAATCTTCAAGAGTCTGCTCAAGGGTTTGTGTGGTCATGTCGTTTGTCCTCGATCTTTCTGTTAAAGACCCGGCTTGGCCGGGTCGTCAGTGCTATTTAGTTTGTTGCAGCAGCTGGTCTAATTTTGCCGCCAGTGCATACGTCGATGTGAAAGCGCCTTGCAGGCGCTGATTAGGCAGCTGGTTGAACGCTTCGAGGCAGGCGCGCAGCAATAATTCTTTCTGAGATTCGACTTCTTTTTTCAGCTGGGAAGGGGTGGTAACAGTGGTCATGCTTACTCCTTAGTGATCCGATACCGGCAATTTTTCGGGTGGCGGTATTGCCTCCCGATGATTTAATTATCGGTGATTACGCCTTTAAAGTCAATACAAGTACGGAATTTATTTACATGTTTTTATGCCCGTCAGGGCATGGAAGGCGACCGCGCCGGACTCCACCGGACACCGGCCGCAAATCGCCGGAAACTGCGGGACTGACCGGAGCAACAGGCCAACCCCCCTTCCTGCTAAGCCATAACCCAGCCCGCCGCCACGCAGCTGCCGCACGTCCCCCACGGGGGTGCGCAGTGGGCGCCGCGCGCCTGCGCGCGGGTACAGCGGCCCGCCTGCGGGTCGCGGCGCCGTACTGCGAGTTAGCGGCCGCCGCGCGGCCGGTTACGGGGGACACCGCACCGTCACGGCCAGCGCCCCGCTGAGCTGCACAATCCACGGATAACACAATAGCGCACTGGCAAAGGATGCCGACGCCTGAAGGGCGTTGGCACCCCGAAGGGGCGGGGCGAGACGGGAACCGGCTCGATGCGCAGCACAGCAGAGCGGCCCCGAAGGGGTAACGCCCTGTGTGGCATCAGGATTTAGCGCAATGGCAGAACATGAGCTGGAGAGATCACCGGCAAGCAGCAGCAAAGGGGCGGCGCAGCCGCCCAGATGGCTGTTTGCCGATACCGGCGATTAATTAGAGCGGTGTTTAATATCCCCCGCGTGGCGGGGGACTAGGTTTCAGCAAGTCATGTTAAATACGTGTCCGTCATGTAAACTGAAATCCCCAATAAACAGATCCCGCGCATAGGCTACGATGTCAAAATATCGGGCTACGGATTCAGGAATTTCATTCAGTAGACCGCTATCATTCAGGTATTCCTCTGCAAAAGTTTCTTCGTCCTTAGCTTCGCCCATATAGGCATCTCTAAACAGGTCGAAATCAGTGCTATTAAACAGATCAACAAAGGCCACAAACGCCGCTTCGTTTCCTTCCTCGCGGGCTTGTTTAAAGCCGTTAATAAAATCCCAGTTGATATGGCACTCTGACGCCATATCAGACGGAATACCCTCCCAATCCTGGAACATAAATTCTGGATCAGCCTCATTTGCGTGTAACTCGCGGCAGCGCTCGTAAAACTCCTCTGAGCTATCAAAATCGGTCAGATCGAGCCAGGCTCCCGCAATGCTTCCGCAGTTGTATTTATGGTAAGTGCCAACATAAACAGAAGGGGTCGTAATATCAGTCATGGTGTACTCCTTAAAGCGCCGATACCGGCAATTTTTCGGGCGGCGGTATTGCCTCCCGATGATTTAATTATCGGTGATTACGCCTTTAAAGTCAATACAAGTACGGAATTTATTTACATGTTTTTATGCCCGTCAGGGCATGGAAGGCGACCGCGCCGGACTCCACCGGACACCGGCCGCAAATCGCCGGAAACTGCGGGACTGACCGGAGCAACAGGCCAACCCCCCTTCCTGCTAAGCCATAACCCAGCCCGCCGCCACGCAGCTGCCGCACGTCCCCCACGGGGGTGCGCAGTGGGCGCCGCGCGCCTGCGCGCGGGTACGGCGGCCCGCCT encodes:
- the ccgAII gene encoding protein CcgAII — protein: MTTQTLEQTLEDFRRQCESFAREQQPRCGLIYELYQRRLSAVIDGYLAGVPAEYREELIAVARREFDYLTQDEIAEEIRQDRENDYCSHGIERNCCPLGCGDLDDY
- the ccgAI gene encoding protein CcgAI — encoded protein: MTTVTTPSQLKKEVESQKELLLRACLEAFNQLPNQRLQGAFTSTYALAAKLDQLLQQTK
- a CDS encoding antirestriction protein ArdA, coding for MTDITTPSVYVGTYHKYNCGSIAGAWLDLTDFDSSEEFYERCRELHANEADPEFMFQDWEGIPSDMASECHINWDFINGFKQAREEGNEAAFVAFVDLFNSTDFDLFRDAYMGEAKDEETFAEEYLNDSGLLNEIPESVARYFDIVAYARDLFIGDFSLHDGHVFNMTC